The Chlamydiales bacterium genome has a segment encoding these proteins:
- a CDS encoding UvrD-helicase domain-containing protein gives MSEGLNPQQQEAVNHIEGPALVLAGAGSGKTRIITFRIAHLLSLGVPASDILAVTFTNKAAGEMRERIHKLTHQSVQASTYHSLCAKILRESIDALGFQRDFVIFDEDDSEKVLKECLIALHCKEEKSFLKTAKLQISTAKNQLLEPEKVAEEDDFTGSLYRLYQQKLKEYNALDFDDLLFLSVKLFRTFPEILERYQKRWRFVLIDEYQDTNTAQYLLTKLLSDKHQNVFAVGDPDQSIYSWRGADVHNILNFERDFPGAKIISLEQNYRSRKNILDAANALIENNTGRFEKNLWSDRGEGEKVGIFVAENERAETDFVMKRLKKHHEDEMLSLSDCVIFYRTHFQSRAFEDALLRERIPYVIIGGLSFYQRREVKDILAFLRLTLGGSDFISFARTINLPKRGFGEATIASLRTFAQESGVDILSACMALVERRGDFKLSQRQYDGLKSYVSLIQSLREMVQLKVPLHELVSHAIERSSYIEMLKEDPETYQERRENLEELVSKAAEWERETDKPTLAAFLEELSLKSAHDDKNQDIPAVRLMTLHNSKGLEFALVFIVGMEEELFPHANSLGSSEALEEERRLCYVGMTRAREFLYLTSSRYRFLWGVPRNMNPSRFLEEIPSNYVQLYHKRAAPEREIDPFEEESGFAVGQEVLHRDFGVGIIERSYQTSYGLTYDLFFPQANARRTLIAKFAKLVPVA, from the coding sequence ATGTCTGAAGGATTGAATCCACAACAACAGGAAGCGGTAAACCATATCGAGGGCCCAGCTCTTGTTCTGGCTGGCGCAGGGTCTGGGAAGACGCGGATCATCACTTTCCGCATCGCCCACCTTCTAAGCTTGGGCGTTCCCGCTTCAGATATTCTCGCTGTTACTTTTACCAACAAGGCAGCTGGCGAGATGCGCGAGAGAATTCATAAACTCACGCACCAGTCGGTGCAGGCGAGCACCTACCACAGCTTGTGCGCGAAGATTCTGCGGGAGTCGATCGATGCATTGGGCTTTCAGCGCGATTTTGTGATCTTCGATGAGGATGATAGTGAGAAGGTTTTAAAGGAGTGTCTAATTGCGCTTCACTGCAAAGAGGAGAAGAGCTTCCTAAAAACGGCAAAGCTGCAGATCTCTACAGCAAAAAACCAGCTTTTAGAACCTGAAAAAGTGGCCGAAGAGGATGATTTCACAGGCTCTCTCTATCGCCTCTATCAGCAGAAGCTTAAAGAGTATAATGCTCTCGATTTCGATGATCTTCTCTTTCTCTCGGTCAAACTCTTCCGCACCTTCCCAGAAATTTTGGAGAGGTATCAGAAGCGCTGGAGATTCGTCTTAATCGACGAGTATCAAGACACAAATACAGCTCAATACCTTCTTACAAAACTTCTTTCCGATAAGCATCAAAACGTATTTGCAGTGGGAGATCCGGACCAGTCGATCTACTCCTGGCGCGGCGCTGACGTGCACAACATTTTAAACTTCGAGCGCGACTTCCCTGGAGCTAAGATCATCTCCTTAGAACAGAACTACCGCAGCCGGAAGAACATCCTCGATGCTGCCAATGCCCTCATTGAGAACAACACGGGGCGCTTTGAGAAAAATCTCTGGAGCGACCGCGGCGAGGGAGAGAAGGTCGGGATCTTCGTTGCTGAGAATGAGCGCGCCGAGACGGATTTCGTCATGAAGCGCTTAAAAAAGCATCACGAAGATGAGATGCTCTCGCTAAGCGACTGTGTGATCTTCTACCGCACCCACTTCCAATCGCGCGCATTTGAGGATGCTCTCCTGAGAGAGAGAATCCCCTACGTAATTATCGGCGGCCTCTCCTTCTATCAGAGAAGAGAGGTGAAGGACATTCTCGCCTTTTTAAGACTAACTCTAGGCGGAAGTGATTTCATCTCGTTTGCGCGCACGATCAATCTTCCCAAGCGTGGCTTTGGCGAGGCGACGATCGCTTCGCTCCGCACATTTGCACAAGAGAGCGGTGTTGACATCCTCTCGGCATGCATGGCGCTTGTGGAGAGAAGAGGCGACTTCAAGCTAAGCCAGAGGCAGTATGATGGCCTCAAGAGCTATGTCTCTCTCATTCAGAGTTTAAGAGAGATGGTCCAGCTCAAAGTGCCGCTTCACGAGCTTGTCTCTCACGCCATTGAGCGCTCCTCTTACATCGAGATGCTGAAAGAGGATCCAGAGACCTATCAAGAGCGTCGCGAAAACCTGGAAGAGCTCGTCTCCAAAGCCGCGGAATGGGAGCGCGAGACCGACAAACCCACCTTAGCTGCCTTTTTGGAAGAGCTCTCATTGAAGAGCGCGCACGACGACAAGAATCAGGACATCCCTGCTGTGCGACTCATGACTCTGCACAATAGCAAAGGGCTCGAGTTTGCTCTAGTATTCATCGTGGGCATGGAAGAGGAGCTCTTCCCTCATGCGAACTCGCTGGGGAGCTCCGAAGCCCTCGAAGAGGAGAGGCGCCTCTGCTACGTGGGCATGACGCGCGCAAGAGAGTTTCTCTATCTAACCTCTTCACGCTACCGCTTCCTCTGGGGCGTTCCTCGCAACATGAACCCGAGCCGGTTTCTCGAAGAGATTCCCTCGAACTACGTCCAGCTCTACCACAAGAGGGCTGCTCCTGAAAGGGAGATCGATCCCTTCGAAGAAGAGAGCGGCTTTGCTGTTGGCCAAGAGGTTCTCCACCGCGACTTCGGAGTGGGCATCATCGAAAGAAGCTACCAGACCTCCTACGGGCTTACCTACGATCTCTTCTTTCCACAGGCAAATGCCCGACGCACCCTCATCGCCAAGTTCGCCAAACTCGTCCCCGTAGCATAA